In a single window of the Pongo abelii isolate AG06213 chromosome 1, NHGRI_mPonAbe1-v2.0_pri, whole genome shotgun sequence genome:
- the PEF1 gene encoding peflin isoform X1 encodes MASYPYRQGCPGAAGQAPGAPPGSYYPGPPSSGGQYGSGLPPGGGYGGPAPGGPYGPPAGGGPYGHPNPGMFPSGTPGGPYGGAAPGGPYGQPPPSSYGAQQPGLYGQGGAPPNVDPEAYSWFQSVDSDHSGYISMKELKQALVNCNWSSFNDETCLMMINMFDKTKSGRIDVYGFSALWKFIQQWKNLFQQYDRDRSGSISYTELQQALSQMGYNLSPQFTQLLVSRYCPRSANPAMQLDRFIQVCTQLQVLTEAFREKDTAVQGNIRLSFEDFVTMTASRML; translated from the exons ATGGCCAGCTATCCGTACCGGCAG GGCTGCCCAGGAGCTGCAGGACAAGCACCAGGAGCCCCTCCGGGTAGCTACTACCCTGGACCCCCCAGTAGTGGAGGGCAGTATGGTAGTGGGCTACCCCCTGGTGGTGGTTATGGGGGTCCTGCCCCTGGAGGGCCTTATGGACCACCAGCTGGTGGAGGGCCCTATGGACACCCCAATCCTGGGATGTTCCCCTCTGGAACTCCAGGAGGACCATATGGCGGTGCAGCTCCAGGGGGCCCCTATGGTCAGCCACCTCCAAGTTCCTACGGTGCCCAGCAGCCTGGGCTTTATGGACAGG GTGGCGCCCCTCCCAATGTGGATCCTGAGGCCTACTCCTGGTTCCAGTCGGTGGACTCAGATCACAGTGGCTATATCTCCATGAAGGAGCTAAAGCAGGCCCTGGTCAACTGCAATTGGTCCTCATTCAATGATGAGACCTGCCTCATGATGATAA ACATGTTTGACAAGACCAAGTCAGGCCGCATCGATGTCTACGGCTTCTCAGCCCTGTGGAAATTCATCCAGCAGTGGAAGAACCTCTTCCAGCAGTATGACCGGGACCGCTCGGGCTCCATTAGCTACACAGAGCTGCAGCAAG CTCTGTCCCAAATGGGCTACAACCTGAGCCCCCAGTTCACGCAGCTTCTGGTCTCCCGCTACTGCCCACGCTCTGCCAATCCTGCCATGCAGCTTGACCGCTTCATCCAGGTGTGCACCCAGCTGCAGGTGCTGACAGAGGCCTTCCGGGAGAAGGACACAGCTGTACAAGGCAACATTCGGCTCAGCTTTGAGGACTTCGTCACCATGACAGCTTCTCGGATGCTATGA
- the PEF1 gene encoding peflin isoform X2, whose protein sequence is MASYPYRQGCPGAAGQAPGAPPGSYYPGPPSSGGQYGSGLPPGGGYGGPAPGGPYGPPAGGGPYGHPNPGMFPSGTPGGPYGGAAPGGPYGQPPPSSYGAQQPGLYGQGGAPPNVDPEAYSWFQSVDSDHSGYISMKELKQALVNCNWSSFNDETCLMMITLSQMGYNLSPQFTQLLVSRYCPRSANPAMQLDRFIQVCTQLQVLTEAFREKDTAVQGNIRLSFEDFVTMTASRML, encoded by the exons ATGGCCAGCTATCCGTACCGGCAG GGCTGCCCAGGAGCTGCAGGACAAGCACCAGGAGCCCCTCCGGGTAGCTACTACCCTGGACCCCCCAGTAGTGGAGGGCAGTATGGTAGTGGGCTACCCCCTGGTGGTGGTTATGGGGGTCCTGCCCCTGGAGGGCCTTATGGACCACCAGCTGGTGGAGGGCCCTATGGACACCCCAATCCTGGGATGTTCCCCTCTGGAACTCCAGGAGGACCATATGGCGGTGCAGCTCCAGGGGGCCCCTATGGTCAGCCACCTCCAAGTTCCTACGGTGCCCAGCAGCCTGGGCTTTATGGACAGG GTGGCGCCCCTCCCAATGTGGATCCTGAGGCCTACTCCTGGTTCCAGTCGGTGGACTCAGATCACAGTGGCTATATCTCCATGAAGGAGCTAAAGCAGGCCCTGGTCAACTGCAATTGGTCCTCATTCAATGATGAGACCTGCCTCATGATGATAA CTCTGTCCCAAATGGGCTACAACCTGAGCCCCCAGTTCACGCAGCTTCTGGTCTCCCGCTACTGCCCACGCTCTGCCAATCCTGCCATGCAGCTTGACCGCTTCATCCAGGTGTGCACCCAGCTGCAGGTGCTGACAGAGGCCTTCCGGGAGAAGGACACAGCTGTACAAGGCAACATTCGGCTCAGCTTTGAGGACTTCGTCACCATGACAGCTTCTCGGATGCTATGA